AGTATATTTATAGTATCTAGTCTTTAACATTATTTTCCCATATTCCCATCATATCATTGTATTCTCATGAGATAGATAAGTACTATTATTTACTTGTGGTAACAAATGCTTTAAGCACTATTTTGATACCCCTCATTCCAATTACTTTACGGGAGTTATAGTATCTAGTCTTTAACAGAATTTCATACTCTCTAATTAGTCCATTACTGACGTTTATGTATAAAGAAATTAGGGGAACATAGAATTGCTTTTGATAGTTGATCTATTCAGTAACATTTTTATTTCTGTATTGATTCTATTTACAAGTATTATATCAGAGTTTCGCTTTTTCTTGTTACTCTACACATTAGTAACTTTAGTGACATTAACGAGCAATATTAAAGCTAAAATGATATACGGGAATAAGTATATAACGAACCTAGATCAGTTGTAATAAAGGAGAAGTAATTCTTTCTTACATAATAGTTTATCTAATTAAATTGGTAACAATTGAAAAATTCTTAGGTAAGTAACGCATTTGAGTGATAGGGGTTTAGGTCTCATTAAATCTTATGGTTAGCTTGAGATATCATTTACTTAAATCTATTAACTCTAGATGTACTGACTACCTTCACAACGTTTTATGTAGTATGCTATAAGAAATCTTCTAGGAAATGCTTTAGGATACCTAGTATTAAAAATAATAAAATTTAATAAAAATGATTACAAAATATGGGCCCGCTGGGATTTGAACCCAGGACCTTCGCCGCGTCAGGGCGACGTCCTAACCAGGCTAGACGACGGGCCCCCAATACTAGGTTACTGTTATTCTCTTTTAAACTTTACCTTCAACTAATTGAGAGTATTTACATAAAAAGAAAGATGCTAAACTTACAGCTCCAATATCTGAGGCATCTTCTAGTATTTTCACGTATTCTCCTAGAGATTGTTCAATTTTATTGAAACCACTTCCCTCTATACCAGAAAATACTACTAGCAATTTACTATACTTTCCTAAATCACTAAAATTAATCAATTTTTCTGAGTTTTGAGATACTAGGACTGTGATTTCTGGTTTCAGTAGATCTATCGCATCTTTTAGCTCTGGTAAAACTAATATTGGTTTATTATATTTAAAGGCTAATTTACTAATTTCTGGAATTCCAGACTGTGCAGCCGTTCCTCCAACTTTAGTTATAACTAAGTATTTCACGTATTTTAGATTAAATGCTAACTTGGAAAAGTCTAATAATCTTTGATTGCTAGTTATATTATGTAGGCCTAAATATAGTTCTTTCATATAATATACCCATAATTTCTTCTGCAATAGCAGTAGATAAGGCTACTGGAACGGACTCTCCAATTTGATTATATTGTTCATCTTTACTACCTAAAAATACGTGATCATCTGGATAACTCATTAATCTGGCTTGTTCTCTAACAGTAAGGAATCTATCGTGAAAGGGATGTATGAATCTAGAGTTGCCTAAAATAGTTGGTGCTAAATCGTCTGGATTAAGTCTTATGTACAGCGGTATATTTCTCCCTTTACTACCCTTGTACATAGTTAAGTATTCACCATATTTTTTTCTAGAAATTCTTAGAATCTTCTTTTCATTAAGTTCACTTATCTCGTTATTAGGAACTTCTATCTTACCATCTAAATCATTTATCGCATCATATACTGTTATTCTTTTATGAACTTTAGTGGGTTGAATTTTAACATTAGAAATGAATACTCTTGTACGTTTTGATGGGTTTCCGTAATCTTCTGCATGTAGTATGTTAAAGAATACATTACTATATCCTGCCTTCTTAAATTCATGTAGTAGTGCTTCTTTTAAGGATTGGGTCTCAATAATTGCAGGTACGTTTTCCATTACGAAAATTTTTGGTTTTATCTCATCTAATATCCGTATGAATTCAAGTGTTAAGCTACCTCTTTCATCTACATATAGTCTACTTAAAGGGTCTTGCATGCGTAATGGATTTGCCGCTGTGTAGGCTTCACAAGGAGGTCCACCAATTATTACATCTACTTCGCCGTTTACGTGCTTTAAGATTTCTCTCCCGCTTATTTCTCTTATATCATCTTCTATCATTAGTGTAGTTGGAAAATTTAAGGAATATGTTCTAGCTGCAGCATGATTTTTATCTACAGCTACTTTAGGTTCTATTCCTAATTTTTTGAATCCTAATGAAAACCCTCCAGCACCAGAAAACAGATCAATGACCTTTATTTCCACCAAATTTAGTCTCCTTTTCTATTTCCTCTTCTATTTGTCTTATTTTTTGCTCTAAGAAAGACCTAATTTTTTCTGAATCATAATATGTGAGTTGTGAACCACACTTTAGACATTTAAATTCATTTTCAAAAGCTTCTTCAAAAGAATATCTGCTATTATCTTGTGGACAAACGAAGAACGTGTTATTTTTTTCATATTCTAATCTGCTTTTTAATTTATCTAGAATTAATCTTTTTCTATTCAAGAGTATCTCGTTAACTTGATCTATATTTGGCCTCCAATAGTATATGAACCAACCGCTATCTTTATCACGTGTTTTTCTGTAGCTCACGAACCCTTGTTCCTCAAGCAAGTTTAGTTTCTTTCTTACGTCATTAACTTTTATATTAAGCTGGTTTGCTATTTCTTCATCTGTCATTTCAGTCCCTTTTTCTAATAGAACTCTAAGAACGTCTATTACGTCATCGCCTAATAGGCTTTTCGCTAAGTTAATAAACAAATCTTCTGCATTAACCATTTCTTATCACCTTTTTACCAGCTTTTTGAGGTATTATCTTTATTTTAGCGTCTCCAAATTCCATATATAGCTCTCGTCCCTTATAAATTCTATCTAAAAAAATTGCAAGCGCAGCTACTTCTGAATGTGGTTGATTACCTATTGCAATGTTGTAGTCAGCATTATGATAATACCAACCTTCGACTTTCTCTGATCCAACAATTAGTAATAAAGGATATTTTATTTTCTCTATTTCGTTCTTAAGATCATCAATATTTATTCCGTACATGGTTAGATGTATTACAGTACCTCCTTTTCTTTTCCATTCTTCTACCAATTTTTTACCACTTTTAATTTCTTTTACTATAAAGTATGAGCTACCACCCCAGTTATTTAGGATTTTACGAATAGAATCTACAACTTTTTCATCTTTTCCTTCAATATATATACCTCTAGCTCCAAAAGCTCTAGCTACTAAAGCTACATGTGTAGTTACTCTTTTATCTCTGGCTGGCCTGTGCCCTAGTCTTAAAACGTATATTTCTTTTATCTCAGTTGGGTTACTAGTTGATATATCCTATCCCTTAATAATTCTAGATTTGTTCTCTTTAAAGCTGATATTGGTATAACATCAATTATGGGAGAGTAGAGCTCTTTTGAAATTTCTGTTATTAGGTTTAATTTTTTATATAGATCCCCATCTATCTTATCAATTTTGTTAAGAGTAATTAATAATGGTTTGCCAGAAATCCCAATTTCTCTTAAGATTTCGAAAGATGATCGTAAAGTTTCTATTAATAAGTTTTCCTGAAATGTTGCATCAACGACAAGGATTAAGGCATCAGAATATTTTGCCTCAGATAATGTGACAAAGAAGGCATCAACAATTTGTGGGGGTATTCCTCTGATAAACCCTACGGTATCAATTAGCATTATTTTTTTATTATTTATTGAAATTGCATATCTCTTAGGTGACATTGTTGTAAAGAGTTTTGTATCAACTTTTTGTGACAACCCCGTTAGTGAGTTAAACAATGAGGTTTTACCAGAATTAGTATATCCTACAATTCCTATTGAGGGGATCCCATTTCTTCTATTTATCTCTATATTTTTTTCTTTAAAATTCTTTATACTTTCAAGTTGTTTAGTCAGTTTATTTATTCTTCTATTATAAAATTTTATTATGGACTCTACTCCATACACTCCTGCTCCTAAAGGACCTTGTTGTTCACCTATTTTTGATTTAGTGTAAGTTTCCTTTATTATTGGCAATTCATACTTAAGCCTAGCTAACTCTATTTGCATTTTAGCTTCTTTAGAGCCTGCATGCAAGGCAAATATCTCTAAAAGTAGTAAAATTTTATCTAAGACCTCTTTCCCTTTTAACTCTTTTCTAAGGTTTATAAAGTGTCTAGGCTTTAATTGATCAAACACTATTAATGTACCAATTTCATGGTTATTTTTAATCTCCTGTAATTTATCAAATTGTATATAAAATTTCGGGTTAGGTGATTTTGGTATCTTATAAATTTCGACTAATTTATAATCTGCACCTTCAGCTAACGCTATTGCCTCTTCTTTTAATTCATTAGAGACGAACAGTACTGCAGACCTCACTTCTTTCCCTCTTTTATGTTGACCACATCCCCTAACGTTAATTCAGTATCATCTACCTCTCCTTGGTTTTGTTCATTACTTTCCATTGGGACAACTAATTTAATTCCAAGAATCTTTTCCAATTGTTTAGCTTGAGATAAGGTTGGTTTAAGTTTACCACTTTCAAATCTCTTAATTATGTTTTCCGATACCTTTAACTTCTGTGCTAGCTCTTGTTGTGAAAGTCCTAGTTGTT
The nucleotide sequence above comes from Sulfolobus tengchongensis. Encoded proteins:
- a CDS encoding tRNA (cytidine(56)-2'-O)-methyltransferase, which encodes MKEIYVLRLGHRPARDKRVTTHVALVARAFGARGIYIEGKDEKVVDSIRKILNNWGGSSYFIVKEIKSGKKLVEEWKRKGGTVIHLTMYGINIDDLKNEIEKIKYPLLLIVGSEKVEGWYYHNADYNIAIGNQPHSEVAALAIFLDRIYKGRELYMEFGDAKIKIIPQKAGKKVIRNG
- a CDS encoding transcription factor yields the protein MVNAEDLFINLAKSLLGDDVIDVLRVLLEKGTEMTDEEIANQLNIKVNDVRKKLNLLEEQGFVSYRKTRDKDSGWFIYYWRPNIDQVNEILLNRKRLILDKLKSRLEYEKNNTFFVCPQDNSRYSFEEAFENEFKCLKCGSQLTYYDSEKIRSFLEQKIRQIEEEIEKETKFGGNKGH
- a CDS encoding RecB-family nuclease codes for the protein MKELYLGLHNITSNQRLLDFSKLAFNLKYVKYLVITKVGGTAAQSGIPEISKLAFKYNKPILVLPELKDAIDLLKPEITVLVSQNSEKLINFSDLGKYSKLLVVFSGIEGSGFNKIEQSLGEYVKILEDASDIGAVSLASFFLCKYSQLVEGKV
- a CDS encoding DNA cytosine methyltransferase produces the protein MVEIKVIDLFSGAGGFSLGFKKLGIEPKVAVDKNHAAARTYSLNFPTTLMIEDDIREISGREILKHVNGEVDVIIGGPPCEAYTAANPLRMQDPLSRLYVDERGSLTLEFIRILDEIKPKIFVMENVPAIIETQSLKEALLHEFKKAGYSNVFFNILHAEDYGNPSKRTRVFISNVKIQPTKVHKRITVYDAINDLDGKIEVPNNEISELNEKKILRISRKKYGEYLTMYKGSKGRNIPLYIRLNPDDLAPTILGNSRFIHPFHDRFLTVREQARLMSYPDDHVFLGSKDEQYNQIGESVPVALSTAIAEEIMGILYERTIFRPT
- the hflX gene encoding GTPase HflX, giving the protein MRSAVLFVSNELKEEAIALAEGADYKLVEIYKIPKSPNPKFYIQFDKLQEIKNNHEIGTLIVFDQLKPRHFINLRKELKGKEVLDKILLLLEIFALHAGSKEAKMQIELARLKYELPIIKETYTKSKIGEQQGPLGAGVYGVESIIKFYNRRINKLTKQLESIKNFKEKNIEINRRNGIPSIGIVGYTNSGKTSLFNSLTGLSQKVDTKLFTTMSPKRYAISINNKKIMLIDTVGFIRGIPPQIVDAFFVTLSEAKYSDALILVVDATFQENLLIETLRSSFEILREIGISGKPLLITLNKIDKIDGDLYKKLNLITEISKELYSPIIDVIPISALKRTNLELLRDRIYQLVTQLR